The DNA segment GGCTGCCACATTGTTCTGGCTTACAGAGCTTTTGCCGGTGATCTGCCACTCAGCGGTGAAAGAAGAATAGTTGACCTCGATATTGCGCTGGAGATAAAACGGCGTATCGAAGGTCTCATACATAAACTGCTGGATGTACTCTTTGTCGATCCAGGTAGCGCCCAGGCGCACCTCAATCTCCGACGCATCCAGGTCTTTGGGCTGGGCAGCGGTAAGAGCCTCCACATTGACTGCAAAGGAAGGGTCCTGCTGTGCGGCCCGCTGTGCCTGACGCAGCTTGCGCCGCACATTGCCGGACAGGTATTCGTCGGCTGTTACATAATGGGGAGTGCCGTCTTTCTCCAACTGCCCAGGTACACGGAAGATCACGCCTTGCAGCTCGGCGGCCAGTTCGTCGCCGGTCTTGCCGGTCAGCTCCGCCATATACGCCATATCGACACAGGCTTTTTCGGAAATTGATACGGCCAGAGCTTCACTTGCGGTATCCACAGTGTCCACCGCCTTGTGGGGCTTGATGGTGCGCTTGGTGAACATATCCGCCTTGCGCTCCAGCTTGCCGTCCTCGTCAATGACTTCCAGCGCGCAGAGCAGATAGTAGCTGGAATCATCAGCAAAGGCCAGCCGGTTCGCCCGGTCATTGATAAGGCCATATTTTGCAGAGAAGCTGTCATAGAGCCGGTTCAGTTCGGTCTGTTTGTCCTGGATGGCGCTGTCCGGTGTGGCGGCGTCCATTTGCAGATCAATGAGCTGCTGGACACATTCTCGCAGACCCACCAGCCCCTTCACACGGGCTTCGGCGGTGGCATTCAGGTCAGGCCGTACCATACGGCTGTTTTCACGGTAATACACATCGCCGTCCACAACGGTGTAGGAGTAATTTTTCACATTGGGGTCAGCAGGGATAGAAGTGTCGATGGCTTCGCCCTCGCCCAGCTCCGGCAGCTCGGCCTCCTGGTAGGTGCCGCGAATGTACTTCACGGCATCATGCAGCTGATCGGCAAGCTCCAGCCCCTCGATGGGGTTCACGGTGTAGTCCATGCCGTGAGCGGTGCTTTCCGGCTCCTGTCGGCCCAGCACCATTTCCGGGTGGTCCAGGAAATAGCGGTTGATGGCAAAGCCGTCCTCGGTCTGCCCGGTCTGAGTCCACTCCGGCACGATGTCCAACGGACGGTCACGCTTTTGCAGGAAGATGATGTCCGAAACGACCTCGGCACCGGCGTTCTTTTTGAAAGCGTCATTGGGCAGACGGATGGCCCCCAGCAGCTCGGCGCGCTGAGCAAGATACCGGCGCACGGTGGAATCTTTGGCGTCCATCGTATAGCGGCTGGTGACAAATGCCACCACGCCACCGGGACGAACCTGATCCAGAGCCTTGGCGAAAAAGTAGTTGTGAATGCTGAAATTCAGCTTGTCATAGGCTTTATCCCGAACCTGATACTGGCCAAACGGAACATTGCCCACCGCCAGATCGTAGAAATCCCGCCTGTCGGTGGTCTCAAACCCTGCCACAGTGATGTCGGCCTTGGGATAGAGCTGCTGGGCAATACGCCCGCTGATGGAATCCAGCTCCACGCCGTAAAGACGGCTGTTTTGCATTTCCTCCGGCAGCATACCGAAGAAATTGCCCACACCACAGGACGGCTCCAGGATGTTGCCGGTCTCAAATCCCATACGGCCCACAGCCTCGTAAATCGCTTTGATGACCGTAGGGCTGGTGTAGTGCGCGTTGAGGGTGGAACCTCTGGCAGCGGCATATTCTTCCGGGGTCAGCAGCTCCTTCAGCTGGGCATATTCCTTGCTCCAGCTTTCTTTGTCGGGGTCAAAGGCATCCGCCAACCCGCCCCAGCCCACATACCGGGAAAGGATTTTCTGCTGTTCCGGCGTTGCCTGCCCGGTGGTTTCCTCCAGATGTTTCAGTAGTTTGATTGCTGTGATATTGTCCTGGAACTTGGCTTTCGGGCCGCCTTCGCCCAGGTGATCGTCGGTGATACGGAAATTCTCGGCGGTGCGGCGCAGATTGGCCTTGTATTCCTCATAAGAGGCTTCCTCGGCAGCTTTGACATTGGGGAAGGTCTGCCACTCGCCGTTTACCTGAATAGAAACGGGATGTTCGTCCAGCACCTCATCCAGAGTTTTTTCCGGCTCGACAGCAGGCGTGGGCGGTTCTGGTTCCTGCTCCAAATGCTGACGGATCACTGAAATTGGCTCAACCCGGAAGATAGGGAATCCCGCCGCGTTTGCAAAGGTCACATCTTGCAGCTCTACCCGGCCAATATCTGGTTCCAGCTTGCTGACCTGGAAAGTGCGTCCATCCAACGCAAAGGTGGTTTCGCCCGGAATGAGGTTCTTTCGGGCATACTCGGCATCGGAGAGCGGTTGGTTCGACTGCTCCTGTTCTTCAGCGGCAATCTGCTCCACATCCGCCATAACACGCTGGATGAACGGGTCATTATCCAGCTTTTCCTCGTCCACCAGCTCGCCATTCACAATGCCGCGCTCGGCCAGCGCCTCGCGGATGGCGATGGGGTCGATGTTGTCAAATCGGTCCTGTTCCGCTTCGGTGTAGAACCGATCCTCCTTGATGAGCTGGGAAATCCGGCGCTGTACCTTGGGCCAGGGCAGCACCGTTCCTTCAGGGCTTTTCGGGCGGACCGAAAACGGGGTTTTGCCATCGCCGCCGTCAAACTCATGGGCCAGCCATGCGGCGGTATCTTTTTCCCGCCCATGCTTCTCCATGTAACGGGCAACAGCGTGTTTGCTTTCGATTTTGCCGTTCCAGTCCTGGATAGCCTTGTCGATGTCATTGTCCGAGAGAGGGCGCAGTAGCTCGTGGAGCTTGGAATAGGTCTCGTCGATGATTTCTCGATGAAGGCGCTGGCGGAACTCCGGCGTGTCGGAATAGAGGCGGAGCAGCTCCATGTTGCCAGATCCCAGGACAGCACGACGAATCGCGGCATTGCCCTCGATCACGGCATTTTCATAGTCACTGTGACCGCAGGCGTTTCGGTATCTGGTGTCCTGGGTAACAGCCTCCAGCACGATGGGCTTGTATTGCTCATGCAGCTCCCGGAGGGTGGCGGCTTGGATGGCTTCTTCGTCCCGGAACGCCCGGAACCCATCAGCACCATACTCCGCTTCATGGGCGTTGATGTCCTGTTCGGCCTCGTGGTCGATAGAGAGGACGGAATACTCCCGGCGCTGGGCGCTGCCCTCCAGGGTGGCGGAGACCGTCACATCATGCTTGGCCCGGAGCTGTTCCAAGTACTGCTCCAGCCGGTTTGCCGGAAACCCGCACATCTCCACACGGCCACCGCCAGGGATAGCACGGGAGACCAGTTGCAACCCCAGCTCCGGCGCGGCTTCTTTGGCGTCCTCGCCATAAATCTCGAAGAAATCGCCCATCTGATACAGGACCATATCATCAGGGTGTCGCTCCTTGACACCGTTGTATTCCCACACAGCCGGGTCCGGCTGCGGCTGTTCTTGGGCAAAAGAAAAAGCAGAGGATGTTTTCACATTCTCTGCTTCATCTATTCTTTGGATTTGTTTAGCTTCGGAGAGGAACAGGTTTAGGGTTAGCTGTTGATAAGCTCCGCCATCAGAATTTCCTCCGCTTGGGCCTTGCAGGTGTTCATCAGGCCCACCCAGCACATCGGATCGCGGGCTTTCAGCTCCTCCGTCGCGCCCGCCGACTCCGCCAGCTGGGGCATCATCTGCTCCAGACGGCTGTTCACCGTCTCGTCGATCTCCAGCAGGTGCGGGTACAGCTTCTCGGTCAGCAGCAGCTGGTTGTAGATCAGGGGCCGGTGTTCCTTCAGGTACGCTTTCCGCATCCTGCCGTACTTGCCCAGGGGCTTCTCCGGCTGTTCGCTCAGGCTCAGGTCGGGAATCAGGTAATCGCCGTTCCTCGTGTAAGTCAGGTTGTTCTCCATGTGTAACGCTCCTTTCCGCGAGTTGTTCGCGCTCATAGTTCTGGATGGTGACGCTGATCTGTCGCAGCACCTGCTGGTTCATCTGGCTGACCGCCGCTCCCAGCGCCCCAACCGTGGCCGGGGTATTGAAATCGAAAATCGGCATGAAGTCCTCATGCTGGAAATATTGCTCCGTATCCAGCCCACAGCGGGACATCAGGGCGTAAGCGATGCTGACGGTGGCGGCGGACTTAAATTGGACTTCGATGTTGAGATCATCGTACTCCTCCAGAAACGAACCGTCAACGATGTAGCGGAAGTCCTGCTGATGCTCGTCCCAATACTCACTCGCCAGTTTTCCGGCCACATCGGTGAGCTGCTGGGCAAGATCGTCACCGGCAATGCCGTAGTTGTGTTCCAGCATGGCCGACACAGGCCCGATGTGCTGCTCCTCCAGCTGCCACAGCCATGGGGTGCGGGAATGTTCACGGGTCCCGGTGTCGGAAATATCAAACACATAGCGCAGGCGGGGTCTATCGCCAGAATCGTCCACCAGGGCGATACCTTTGGAGCCACGGCGCACATACCGGCCCATTTTCTCATTCCACAGGTCGTACTCGGCGCAGGCGGTGGCGTCCGGGCGCTGGGCGTAAATCATCATCTGTTCATGGAATGGGTATTTGTAGAGGCGGGCGGCAGTAGTGAGAAAGGCCGTCCATTCCTTCCAACTTCCCACTAACTGGGTCGATACCTGTTCGGCCATCTGCCGGTAAAATTCCGCTTTGGATGGCATAATAATTTATTCTCCTTTTCGTTGCAACAAAAGAAAAGCAGATATCCACTCTTGGATACCTGCTTTTCTAATTAAATATATATGCGTAATGGCCTTGTCAATTTATTTTGCTAATACAAAAGTAACTACTGTAATAAGAACGCCTATGATACCAGCAGCAAGAGACGCATACGATACTATGTCCCTTCGAGTTGCTCGATGCTTAAGATAGTTTGCCTTGCTCTCTGCTTCCTTTAAAGCACCTTCAATATCCGCAAACAACTCATATGCTTTTTGGTATTCAGCCACCAATTGATCTTCAGTTGCATTAGAAAGCTCGAGAATTTTTGCCGCTTTCAACTGTTCCTTAGCGGCATGATAATGCTCTTGGACATCATGCAAAAAATGGCCTTCATTTATGTATGTGAGATCAACGCCCTTGTAGCGAACGAAAAACTCTTTATATTTATCCGTTATTAAAATACAACTATACTTGAAGCAATCGAATAGCGCCCGCTTGGTATGAGAACGCATTTTTTCAATGTTTCTCTCAATATCTTCGCGGTTAACGGCTGTAGAGGCACGAACTAAGTGGCCGTAAATTGCTCGAATTTCATTCTGTACTTCGATTGGAAACTCATTTTTGAGAATTTCAAATTGAACAATAAATGGATTGATGTCCTCCAAATATATTCGAAATATCTCGTTCAGCGAATCCCTGTGTTCTTCAAGAAAAGATGCATCTACATCAACAGGAGAACTGCTCACTTACTTCAACCTCTCAATTTTTTTGTCAATATCCTTCATTGTACAGATTCGTCTACGGACAATCAAGGGATTTCCCCGACTAAGCATACGATAATCCATCTTGCGAGGAAATACAACATCTTTCCCTGTTTTCTCTTTGATATACGCTAATTCTTGTGCCAAATCCATTTTCGACACCTGCTCAAGCGTAGTTCCGATTATTCTTTCAAGGGAATTCTTTGTTCGCGTCGACAAATACATTAGCCAACACCTCAATTATATTCACACAAAAATCACATTAACAAAAATATTAACCGAAAATAGAGCATGAAGCTTATAACTTAAAGTTAAAGAATATTTTACTCTTTTGTTTCCTCGCTGTCAAGCGTTTTTTCTTCATGTTGACATTATATTCAAAAAAGCTGGTTTTGATACTGCCTTTTAATGAGTGAAATCCGGGTACAGCTCCAGCTCGGCAAACTCGGCGTCGCTCATAGCCCGGAGCTTGGAGAGGGCGCTGTCCGTCAGCTCCCGCAGCTCGGCTTCCTCCGGCGAAAGCTCACCGCACATCTCCGTCAGGACGTCGATCAGCCCGGTGCGGCTGCCGGTGTTGTAGATACAAAGCAGGTTCGTTTCCTCAAAAGTGAAGTTTCCCATATCAAATCTCCTTTTCCGCGCTTTTTTGGGGCGCTGTCTTTTTGTGTTCCGCCTTGGGCTGGCTTTTCAGCTGCTCCATGACGGACTTTTTCTTTTCCCAGTCCTCCCGGTGGGCAGCGGCAGCCAAATCCATGAGAGAGATCGGCTGGCCGCTGCGGGCCTGCTGTTCCAACTGGGCCACTGTCGGCTCCTTGGGGCCGTTGTTGATGATCCCGTCGATCATACCGTAATCATCTTCCACCGCCATTTCCGCATTTCTCAGCGAATTTTCCGGCAAGAAACCCGGCACCTGGGTGAAACCAACACTGTCGCAGTAATGACAGGATACCTGACCATTCTGCTTGATGGCAATGATGTCACTGACACTCATAGACGGGCTGTGAAAATCCACCGGTTTTTGCAGATTGAACTGCTCATACAGCCTTTCCAGCTGCTCCATTGTACTGCCAGAACCGTCCAGAGGGGCTGTGTAGATAAGGTCATAGTTGCTCCGCTCTACGGACAGATTGTGGGATTGCAGCCAATCCAGATTCATAAAACGCACATTCTGCGGATCGTCCTGGCTCACCTGATAAATAGCAAAACAGTTTCCCTCATGGGAAAGAAATGCCTGTTCTCGTTCCAACTGCCGATCCTGTCGTTCCAAAACTTTTTCGTGAAACTCCGGGCTTTCCTCCCATTCCTCGCGGGACACAGCAAAGATACCGTCATGGGCGTCCAGGTCAGCGGTATCAAAGGCCATTTCCGGGTTTTCGCCCTCCTGGATGATGTAAACGGTCAGGTCACGATCCATCAGCTCATAGGCTCTCTCTTTGGAGAGGGGCAGCAAATCGCTGTCCAAGTAGCCACACTTCTCCAGATTATCTTGGGTCAACACCGGGTCCGGCATGGGATACTCGTCCAACACCTGCTCCTGGGCATCCGGCAGCTGGGTGGCGGCTGCTTCTGCGGTCTGCTGGTAGGCGGCCTCCTGCAAAGTCTCGATCATGGACAGCGGCGCATACTTGATGGACTTGCTGCCCATCCCCAGGTCCTCGCAGATATGACTTACCGCTGTGGAACGGCCCATATCCGGCCCGTCCAACTGGCCGCCGTCCATCTGCTTCATGGTTGCCACATCGTAGAGCGTGTAGTCCCAGCCGGTGTCACAGGGCTGAACATGAAGGTAGCTGGTATCATCCAGTACCAACAGGGCCTCCCGGTACTCGGCGCTGGGCTGGACACTTTCGGTATTTTCCGGCTCGGTCAGCTGTTCCGGTTCATTCATCGGCACCAGCTGATCCAGTCGCTCCATAAGCTCGGCAGCTTTTTGGGTGGTTTCATCCGGTTCGTCCTCGTTCACGATATTCTGGAGCCATTCGCGTACACCGCTGGCATCTCCGCTTCGGAGTGTGGCAGTCAGTTCGTGCAGTGCGTCCTCACGGCTATCTGCATTGTTCCGATACTCATAAGGGTCATAATCGAAAGTGAACTGGTCGATGTCTGCTGCCAGCTGCTCGATAGGGTCCTGCTGCGGTTCCGTGGCGGCAGTCAGGTCAATGCCGCGCTCCTTGCAGATTTCCTTGTAGTTGCGCTCGATGTCGTTAATTAGCTCGCAGGAAGTCTTGTTGATGGTCTCCAGACTGGCCCGCAGCTCCTTCAGCTCCTTGTCTTTCGACCAGGAAGCGATGTAGCCAAAACTGTTCTCGCCGGTCTGGATGCCGAAATACTGACAGACCGCATAGGAAATGCTCTCGGCCTCTACTTCCTCGGTGTTGCGGTTCTTGGCGGCCTGTTTCACCGCTGTCAGATCAACCTCTACTTCCAGACGCCACTCAAACCGATTTTCGTCCACATAGCGCCAACCATCCTCGGCAGCAGCCTGTTCTGCTTCTACCTGGGTGGCGAAGTCCAGGCGGTAGTCGTGCTTGGTGCCGCCCTCGCTCACCATCACGATCTTCCAGGTCGGCTCCGCTTCATGCTTTTTGGGGTCGTGGAGCTTGCTGTGCGCGGTCTCATGGACAGCGGCGGAAACGGTCTGCACCTCGCTCATGCCTTCCCGGATGGCGATCCGCTGCTGGTCAGAGGAAAAATAGCCGTCCATGTTCTCGGCCATCGGCTCAAACTCGATGGGAACCGGAGCCAAGCGGCGCAGAGCTTCCATGAAAGCCTCATAGTGCGGCACCGTCCCGGACAGGCTGGAGGCCAGCTCCGGCAAGGGCTTGCCGTCCGTCTGGCTCGCATCGAACACCTTCACCGGACGGAACATGGGGATTTCGATTTCCTTTTCCTCCATAACCGCCTTGCCATCCGCGTCCAGGATGGGTGCATGAGTATCTGGGTCGCGCTTCATTTCCTCGATCTTCTTTTTGTAGGGCGTGGGGGCAATGATGGTGATACCATGCTCACCCTTTTTCACATGGCGCTCAAACTGGTTTTTCCACTTGTTGAACCCGGCCACCAGGGTAGCGTCCGGGCGCTGCATATAGATAAGCATGGTGTTGTTGACGGAGTAACGGTGGAACTTGGACATGACGGACAGGTAGCGCATATACTTCTCGCTCTCAAACAGTTCCTTGATACCCTGTTCAATGCCCGCCGTGATCTCCTGCAACCGTTCCCGGTTGGTGGGCTTATCAGCCATGATTTTCACTCTCCTTTCCAAATTGGCGATTTCTGATTGATGTTCGGCAATCCACAGCTTTTGCTCCTCCGGGCTGTTCTCCAGAAAAAAATCCAGCAGATAGCCCACATAGTCCTTTTTCTGGATTGCCTCCATGAATCGGGGATGTGGATTTTCCTCCGGTGTTTTGGGTGTGTAGTCCGTTTCCCACTTGCGGAGCAAATGAAAGTAGTCCGCCAGGACACGAAAGGTATTGTCCCGGTCCTCTTTGAATTTCTGGGCCTCGGATTTCTGCCGGACATAGCGCCTCCGGGGAGGGGCCTGACTGTCATAAGCCAGGCCAAAATCCTGGGCCAGCTTCTCGGCGGCCTCTTTGGGGGACAGATTGTAGAGCCTCGCCGTGAAGTCGATCACATCGCCGGTGGCACCGCAGCCGAAGCAGTAGAAGTATTCCTCGTTCAGCTTCATGCTGGGATTTTTGTCATCGTGGAACGGGCAACAGGCCATGCCGCTCCGGTTGACCTCGATCCCATACATCTGCGCCGCTTCCCGGACGGTGACGGACTGCTTGACGGCCTCAAAGATACTCTCAGCCATGCTTACTCGCTACCCTTCTTGGGGGTGGGCGGCCTGTACCCGGCAGCCTTGGCACGTTCACTGGCCGCCTTGCGGCGCTCGGCACTGTACGGCTCCCGGACCGACACGCAGCGTTTAGGGACAAGAAAGGTCTGCCGGTCCTTTTTCACGATCTGGTCCGGGTATTTCTCCGCCAGCCGCCGCAGCTTCTCCAGCAGCCGGGGGTCATGGGTATAGACCTCGGCGGTGGCTTCGGCCTGGTTGTAGAGGATGATGGTTTCCTGTTCATAGAGGGAGAGCTTCATCGTTTGCCGCCTTTCTGCTGGTCAAACTCCAGCTTGAAGTTGGCGTACTGCCCATCGTCCTCCAGCACCACGGTGGCGTCGTAGGTCTTGCCGGTTTTCTCGGAGTACAGGCCGCTTACATGGGCGCGGCCATTTTTGAGTAGCGCCGTCACGATGGCCTTGGTGGGCTGCTTGCGCTTCAACTCCCACCACTTGTTGTTTTTCCAGATGGCGAATTTACAGCCCTCGTTCTGGCAGAAGAACCCCTTTTGCAGCTCCGCCACATCGCCGCCGCAGCGGGGGCATTTACCCACCACTTCGCGGGGCGGAGTGAACAGATACTCGGTGCCTTTAATCATCCGATAGGTTCTCACCAGCTCCTGGAGCATGGCGCTGATCCCGGCCATAAAGTCCTCCGGTGCCAGCTCGCCACGCTCGATCTCGCCCAGCCGGTACTCCCACTCAGCGGTCAGCAAAGGCGATTGCAGCTGCTCCGGCAGCACGGTGATAAGAGACACCGCATCATGGGACGGCAGGAGCTGCACGGTTTTCTTGCTCTTTTTGCGCTCCAGAAACCCGGTGGACACCAGCTTTTCCAAGATACCGGCGCGGGTGGCCGGGGTTCCCAGGCCCTTGCGCTCGGCATCGTCCGGCATATCGTCCTTCCCGGCAGTCTCCATCGCTGCCAACAAAGAATCTTCCGTAAAATGTTTGGGCGGGGTGGTCTTGCCCTCCTTGACGGCAGCACCAGAAAGGGGCAGCGTCTGACCTGAAGACAGCTCCGGCAGAGCCTTGTCCTCGGTTTCCGGCTCCGCATTTTTTAATCCGGCGCGGTAGGCAGCGTCCAGCGCCCGCCAGCCAGGTTGTTTCACCGTGCGACCCTTGGTGGTAAACGCCACTCCAGCGCACTCCACAACAACGGCGGTTTCCGCATAGATATGAGGTTCCGCCACAGCGCACAGCAGTCGCAGGGCCACCAGCTCCAGCACCGCCTTTTCGCCCAGCGGCAGGCCGGACAGGTCCGCGCCCTGGAGGTTGCGAGTAGGGATTATCGCATGGTGGTCGCTTACTTTTTTGTCGTTGATGACCTGGGCCGCATCGCAGGAAATGGCGATCCCTTTCCGAAACGGCATAACATTGGCAACCAGATTGACCAGTACAGGTAGGTTTTCAGCCATATCGCTCGTCAAATAGCGGCTGTCCGTCCGGGGATAGGTGCAGAGCTTCTTTTCATAGAGGTTCTGCAAATAGTCTAGGGTTTGCTGGGCTGTGAACCCCAGCAGCCGGTTGGCGTCCCGCTGGAGGGTGGTCAGGTCATAGAGGGCGGGCGGCTTCTCGGATTTGTCCTTGCGCTCCACCTTTTTCACCGTGGCAGCCGCACCCTGGCAGGCCGTTTTCAGCTGCTGGGCGGCGGCCTTGTCCTCCATGCGCTCCCCGGAAACATAGAAACCGGGCAGCTCCAGCGTCACCGTGTAAAACGGCACCGGCTTAAAGGTGTCGATCTCGGCCTCCCGCTGGACAATGAGGGCCAGTGTTGGGGACATGACGCGCCCGATGTTGAGGGTCCGGTGGTACAGCACGGAAAACAGCCGGGTGGCATTGATCCCCACCAGCCAGTCCGCCTTGGCGCGGCAGAGGGCCGCATCCCGCAGACCGTCATAGTCCGCACCGGGGCGCAGGTTTGCAAAGCCCTCCCGGATGGCGGAATCCTCCATCGAGGAAATCCAGAGTCGCTTCATGGGCTTCTGGCAGCCCGCTAGCTCGTAGACACTGCGGAAGATCAGCTCCCCCCTCGCGTCCGGCGTCGCAGGCGTTTACCACTTCGGTCACATCCGGGGCGTTCATCAGATGTTTCAGCACATCAAACTGTTTCTTCTTGTCCTTGCTCACCACCATCTGCCAGGGTTCCGGCAGAATGGGCAGATCGTCATAGCGCCACTTGGCGTAGTCCGGGTTATAAGCGTCGGCGTCGGCCAGCCCAGCCAGGTGGCCCACACACCAGCTGACCCGCCAGCTGCCGCCCTCCAGGTAGCCGTCCTTGCGGGCGGTGGCCCCGATCACGGCGGCCAGACTTTGGGCAACGGACGGTTTCTCAGCGATCACCAGCTTCATGGTTTTTCATCCTCCTTTCCCGCAGCCATGCGGTCAGCTGCCGGTGGCAGAATCCCACGCAAGGCTGACCGTCACGGTAATTTCCGCAACCATAACAGGGGTGGCCGGGAGATAAAGAAGGAGGACGGGAAGTTTCCTTCCCGCCCTCCGGCCTGCGTGTCATCATGCGTTCATAGGGGCTGTCGGTGAAGCGGGTCAAACCGTCTTGTCCTCGCTTTCCTCGTCGCTGCCCCCGTCAGCGTCCGGCTCGTCAGATTCCTCGGTCTCCCAGGAGTCCTCGTCCTCCTGGTCGGTATCATCCTCGCCGTAGTCATAATCGTCCAAATTGTCGTTGCCCTTGGTCTTGGGTTTGTTTTTCACCAGCTTAAAGTAGGCAAAAGCGCCGCCGCCACCCATCAGAGCCAGCACCGCCAAAAGAATGGCCGGATTCAGTCCTGCGGGTTTCTGCGCCGGTTCTTCCGGCTCCGGAGTTTCTTCCGGGGTCTCCGGTTCCGGCTCCTTACCCGTGCAGGCGCTCATATTGGTGGCACACACCGGGCAGGCCGTATTCACCGCACCGGCCACACATTTCTCCGTACAGGTACAGGTGGCGGGCTGCTCCTGGGTGGTCTGACCGTCCTCCATCAACGCCATCAGGTCTGCCTCGTCCACCTGGTTCAAGAAGTGGACAGCGGTTTCCTTGTCCTCGTTGGCCCGGTCAATGAGGATGTAGAAATAGTTGCCCGCCTTGGTGGTGACGGTGATGAGCTGCTTGTTGCCGCCGAAATCATCCACCAGGGCGGCGTTGCCATCCGGGGTCAGAGCCGGACTGTCCTCGGTTTCCTCCACCACCACATTGGCGTCATTGGTGGCGTCCTCTGCCGGGGGCTGCTCCGTCCCCTGAGCAAAGGCAGTCACCGAAAGTCCCATCATCAGCACCATGGCAGCGCAGAGGGCCGAAAAGGTCTTAAAAATTCTCTTATTCTTCATGGTCGGTGTCCTCCTGTTCGTTGTAGTCAGCGGAGGCAGCGGCCATGCCAGGGACCGTACCGCCGGAGAGCATGGCGTTCAGCTGCTCCGGGGTCAGCCGCAGGGCGCGCACCATCTGGACGATCTCCAGGTTCTCCGCCTCGGTTTTCTGCGCCTCCAGGGTTTTCAGCTTGTCCTGGTACTCCGCGATCTTCTCACGGACCTTGGCAATCTCCTGGTCAATGCGCTGGATTTTGTTCTTAGCCATTTCAATCACTCCTTTTCTCATAAATCGGCCTTACCAGTTCATCAGGCCGTAGCCCTTGATGCACTCGTAGGACAGGGAATAACTCTTGATCTTGCAGGCGTCGCCGGAATTACCCTCCACGGTGTAGACCCGGCTGCCGTCCGTGCCGACCACAAGGCCCACATGGTCGGCGCTGCCATCCAGGTCCCAATCGAAGAAGATGGCGTCGCCGGGGGCAATATTGGCGTAATCACGCCCGCCCCATTGTCCGTGAGACTGGAACCACGGGATGCCCTGGGACTGGCAGGCGGCAAAGCGCGGCT comes from the Eubacteriaceae bacterium Marseille-Q4139 genome and includes:
- a CDS encoding DUF4366 domain-containing protein; translation: MKNKRIFKTFSALCAAMVLMMGLSVTAFAQGTEQPPAEDATNDANVVVEETEDSPALTPDGNAALVDDFGGNKQLITVTTKAGNYFYILIDRANEDKETAVHFLNQVDEADLMALMEDGQTTQEQPATCTCTEKCVAGAVNTACPVCATNMSACTGKEPEPETPEETPEPEEPAQKPAGLNPAILLAVLALMGGGGAFAYFKLVKNKPKTKGNDNLDDYDYGEDDTDQEDEDSWETEESDEPDADGGSDEESEDKTV
- a CDS encoding immunoglobulin, whose product is MKLSLYEQETIILYNQAEATAEVYTHDPRLLEKLRRLAEKYPDQIVKKDRQTFLVPKRCVSVREPYSAERRKAASERAKAAGYRPPTPKKGSE
- a CDS encoding DUF4316 domain-containing protein, coding for MAESIFEAVKQSVTVREAAQMYGIEVNRSGMACCPFHDDKNPSMKLNEEYFYCFGCGATGDVIDFTARLYNLSPKEAAEKLAQDFGLAYDSQAPPRRRYVRQKSEAQKFKEDRDNTFRVLADYFHLLRKWETDYTPKTPEENPHPRFMEAIQKKDYVGYLLDFFLENSPEEQKLWIAEHQSEIANLERRVKIMADKPTNRERLQEITAGIEQGIKELFESEKYMRYLSVMSKFHRYSVNNTMLIYMQRPDATLVAGFNKWKNQFERHVKKGEHGITIIAPTPYKKKIEEMKRDPDTHAPILDADGKAVMEEKEIEIPMFRPVKVFDASQTDGKPLPELASSLSGTVPHYEAFMEALRRLAPVPIEFEPMAENMDGYFSSDQQRIAIREGMSEVQTVSAAVHETAHSKLHDPKKHEAEPTWKIVMVSEGGTKHDYRLDFATQVEAEQAAAEDGWRYVDENRFEWRLEVEVDLTAVKQAAKNRNTEEVEAESISYAVCQYFGIQTGENSFGYIASWSKDKELKELRASLETINKTSCELINDIERNYKEICKERGIDLTAATEPQQDPIEQLAADIDQFTFDYDPYEYRNNADSREDALHELTATLRSGDASGVREWLQNIVNEDEPDETTQKAAELMERLDQLVPMNEPEQLTEPENTESVQPSAEYREALLVLDDTSYLHVQPCDTGWDYTLYDVATMKQMDGGQLDGPDMGRSTAVSHICEDLGMGSKSIKYAPLSMIETLQEAAYQQTAEAAATQLPDAQEQVLDEYPMPDPVLTQDNLEKCGYLDSDLLPLSKERAYELMDRDLTVYIIQEGENPEMAFDTADLDAHDGIFAVSREEWEESPEFHEKVLERQDRQLEREQAFLSHEGNCFAIYQVSQDDPQNVRFMNLDWLQSHNLSVERSNYDLIYTAPLDGSGSTMEQLERLYEQFNLQKPVDFHSPSMSVSDIIAIKQNGQVSCHYCDSVGFTQVPGFLPENSLRNAEMAVEDDYGMIDGIINNGPKEPTVAQLEQQARSGQPISLMDLAAAAHREDWEKKKSVMEQLKSQPKAEHKKTAPQKSAEKEI
- a CDS encoding DUF4315 family protein yields the protein MAKNKIQRIDQEIAKVREKIAEYQDKLKTLEAQKTEAENLEIVQMVRALRLTPEQLNAMLSGGTVPGMAAASADYNEQEDTDHEE